From a region of the Rhodothermus profundi genome:
- a CDS encoding GNAT family N-acetyltransferase — protein sequence MERYRAPVPSGAVLTIEEVGLEQLEVIRELNRAIFEEERIINTFDRDDLMILLARVDGVPVGFKIGYRENSRTFYSAKGGVLPAYRRQGIARQLLYVMMERARQKGYRRFAYDTFPNRHPGMAVLGLTEGFRVTRADYNTFYRDYRLRLEKDL from the coding sequence ATGGAACGCTATCGCGCACCTGTTCCAAGCGGTGCCGTCCTGACCATCGAAGAGGTCGGACTGGAACAACTGGAGGTAATTCGCGAACTGAACCGGGCCATCTTTGAGGAAGAGCGCATCATTAATACGTTCGATCGGGACGATCTCATGATTTTGCTGGCCCGGGTGGACGGGGTGCCCGTTGGGTTCAAAATTGGCTATCGGGAAAACAGCCGCACGTTTTACAGCGCCAAGGGGGGCGTGCTGCCGGCCTACCGGCGTCAGGGCATTGCCCGCCAACTGCTGTACGTGATGATGGAACGGGCGCGCCAGAAGGGCTACCGACGCTTCGCCTACGATACGTTTCCGAACCGGCATCCCGGCATGGCTGTGCTGGGACTGACCGAGGGATTCCGGGTCACCCGCGCCGACTACAATACATTTTATCGCGACTATCGACTGCGGCTGGAAAAAGACCTGTAA
- a CDS encoding ATP-dependent helicase — protein sequence MARRFVLKPEAELPPARLTVDYAGALNPQQYAVVTAGGGPILVVAGAGTGKTRTLVYRVAYLVETGTPPEEIVLLTFTRRAAREMLARAAALLDGRCERVQGGTFHAFCLGLLRRYAGRLGYPTNFTVLDASDAADVIDLLRTAHGLHRSGRRFPRKQTIQAIFSAAASHPDADLEAILQMRYPQFLEHLEALRMLREDYARYKRQHGLMDYDDLLACTIELFARHPDVHRQVAARCRHVLVDEYQDTNRLQAQIVQHLAAVHGNVMAVGDDAQSIYRFRGADFRNIFEFPRLFPDARILKLEQNYRSTQPILDLANRIIQRAHRRYDKVLFSERKQGERPAIIPAPDERTESRFVCQMILTLREQGVPLHQMAVLFRSSHNAFDLELELNRRGIPYVKYGGLKLSEAAHVKDLLAYLRLLENPKDAAAWNRVLQLIEGIGPRTAQRLIEWITSADGAPFTLEERPFSPRYAEALIRLFTLLRKLKETDLPVEAQLTELLHYYRPLCERRYYEDYPRRLQDLEHLVSLSARFQSRAAFLEALVLDPLELTALEVDPLVEDEPPLVLSTIHSAKGLEFHTVFLIHALEGILPSAYALSDPEALDEELRLLYVAVTRARENLFISYPMVRYQAGTGSYLTSPSRFLDNLPEEVLEPWVLVEEPTTPSIHELPGSSASALPAAD from the coding sequence ATGGCGCGCCGTTTTGTTCTAAAGCCAGAGGCCGAGCTTCCTCCTGCCCGTCTGACGGTAGACTATGCCGGAGCGCTCAACCCGCAACAGTATGCGGTAGTGACAGCTGGCGGCGGTCCCATTCTCGTGGTAGCCGGAGCGGGCACCGGGAAGACGCGGACGCTGGTCTATCGCGTGGCCTATCTCGTCGAGACCGGGACGCCGCCGGAGGAAATCGTCCTCTTAACATTTACCCGGCGGGCCGCGCGAGAAATGCTGGCGCGGGCAGCGGCCTTGCTCGACGGTCGCTGCGAACGGGTGCAGGGCGGTACCTTTCACGCCTTCTGTCTAGGGCTGCTTCGGCGTTACGCCGGTCGGCTGGGGTATCCCACCAACTTTACGGTCCTGGATGCCTCCGATGCAGCGGACGTGATCGATCTGCTCCGAACGGCCCATGGACTGCACCGGAGCGGCCGCCGCTTTCCCCGAAAACAGACGATTCAGGCCATCTTTTCGGCCGCTGCCAGTCATCCCGACGCCGATCTGGAAGCAATCTTGCAGATGCGCTACCCGCAATTTTTAGAGCACCTGGAGGCGCTTCGCATGCTTCGCGAAGACTACGCCCGTTACAAGCGCCAGCACGGGCTCATGGACTATGACGACCTATTGGCCTGCACCATCGAACTCTTTGCCCGACATCCTGACGTGCATCGTCAGGTGGCGGCGCGATGCCGCCACGTGCTCGTCGATGAATACCAGGACACCAACCGGCTCCAGGCGCAGATCGTGCAGCATCTGGCTGCTGTGCACGGTAACGTCATGGCTGTAGGCGACGATGCTCAGTCAATCTACCGCTTTCGCGGGGCCGACTTCCGCAACATTTTTGAGTTTCCTCGGCTGTTTCCTGACGCACGCATCCTGAAGCTGGAGCAGAACTATCGCTCCACGCAGCCCATTCTGGACCTGGCCAATCGGATCATTCAGCGGGCGCACCGCCGCTACGATAAAGTGCTTTTCAGCGAGCGCAAACAAGGCGAACGCCCCGCCATTATCCCGGCGCCTGATGAGCGCACCGAAAGCCGCTTCGTCTGCCAGATGATCCTGACGCTCCGCGAGCAGGGCGTGCCACTGCATCAGATGGCCGTGCTGTTCCGGAGCAGCCACAATGCCTTTGACCTGGAGCTGGAGCTTAACCGACGCGGCATTCCCTATGTAAAGTACGGAGGACTCAAGCTCAGCGAAGCCGCGCACGTGAAGGACCTGCTGGCCTATCTCCGGTTGCTCGAAAACCCGAAGGATGCAGCGGCATGGAACCGCGTGCTGCAGTTGATTGAAGGCATTGGCCCGCGCACGGCTCAGCGCTTGATCGAATGGATCACCTCGGCAGATGGCGCGCCGTTTACGCTGGAAGAGCGACCCTTCTCGCCGCGCTATGCTGAGGCGCTGATCCGGCTGTTTACGCTGCTGCGTAAGCTGAAAGAAACCGATCTGCCCGTAGAGGCGCAATTGACCGAACTGCTGCATTACTACCGTCCGCTGTGCGAACGCCGCTACTACGAAGACTACCCGCGGCGGTTGCAGGACCTGGAGCACCTGGTCAGCCTGAGCGCGCGCTTTCAGAGCCGGGCTGCCTTTCTGGAGGCCCTGGTGCTGGACCCGCTGGAGCTAACCGCACTGGAAGTGGATCCGCTTGTCGAAGACGAACCGCCGCTGGTGCTCTCAACCATCCATTCAGCCAAGGGGCTGGAATTCCATACAGTGTTTCTCATCCACGCCCTGGAGGGAATTCTCCCTTCGGCCTATGCCCTGAGCGATCCAGAGGCGCTGGATGAAGAGTTGCGGCTGCTGTACGTAGCCGTTACCCGCGCTCGCGAAAACCTGTTCATTTCCTATCCTATGGTGCGTTACCAGGCAGGAACCGGTTCATACCTGACCAGCCCCAGTCGCTTCCTCGACAATCTGCCGGAGGAGGTTCTGGAACCCTGGGTGCTGGTCGAGGAACCGACTACGCCTTCTATCCATGAACTTCCAGGTTCAAGCGCTTCCGCATTACCGGCTGCCGACTAG
- a CDS encoding ParA family protein, with amino-acid sequence MGKVIAIANQKGGVGKTTTAINLAASLAAIEHPTLLIDIDPQANCSSGVGINPRTVQKSTYEVLIGDISLEEAIQPTELPFLEVVPSHINLVGAEIEMIDVMERERILANALRRARRKYDFIIIDCPPSLGLLTLNALTAANSVLIPVQAEYFALEGLGQLLNTIKIVRQHLNPELEIEGVLLTMFDTRLRLSNQVAEEVRRYFGDRVFRTIVQRNVRLSEAPSFGRPVLLYDITSIGARNYMALAREIIQNNQRFLLPEPTTEAASTNGLSIPASGRSPSASSDATSLRQHPGRDA; translated from the coding sequence ATGGGTAAAGTTATTGCGATAGCCAACCAGAAAGGCGGCGTCGGAAAAACCACCACCGCGATCAACCTGGCTGCTTCCCTGGCAGCCATCGAGCATCCCACCCTGCTGATCGACATCGATCCACAGGCCAACTGTTCTTCAGGCGTGGGAATCAATCCCCGAACGGTCCAGAAATCCACCTACGAGGTGCTCATCGGCGACATTTCCCTGGAAGAAGCCATTCAGCCAACCGAGCTGCCATTTCTGGAAGTCGTCCCCAGCCACATCAACCTGGTCGGCGCCGAGATTGAGATGATCGATGTCATGGAGCGGGAACGGATTCTGGCCAATGCGTTGCGTCGCGCCCGCCGCAAGTACGACTTTATCATTATTGATTGTCCTCCCTCACTGGGCCTGTTGACGCTCAACGCCCTGACGGCCGCCAACTCCGTGCTCATTCCTGTCCAGGCCGAATATTTTGCCCTGGAAGGACTGGGCCAGCTTCTGAACACGATCAAAATCGTACGCCAGCATCTCAATCCAGAGCTAGAAATTGAAGGAGTGCTCCTTACCATGTTTGATACCCGGCTGCGCCTTTCCAACCAGGTAGCCGAAGAAGTGCGCCGCTACTTCGGCGACCGCGTCTTTCGCACCATCGTGCAGCGCAACGTGCGTCTTTCGGAGGCGCCCAGCTTTGGCCGGCCGGTTTTGCTCTACGACATTACCAGCATAGGAGCCCGTAATTACATGGCGCTGGCCCGTGAAATCATCCAGAACAACCAGCGTTTTTTGCTGCCGGAGCCAACAACCGAAGCAGCTTCTACCAACGGTTTGTCCATCCCTGCCAGCGGACGTTCGCCCTCGGCGTCTTCCGACGCCACTTCGCTTCGCCAGCACCCCGGACGTGACGCCTAA
- a CDS encoding ParB/RepB/Spo0J family partition protein: MATKKVALGRGLSALLPSANQETTPPEEVTGVETPKSRLYHFEERLRLLGRVAEIEIDRIRPNPYQPRKDFDEESLDELARSIAQLGIIQPITVRALGNNEFEVISGERRLRAARRAGLKRIPAYVREADTEEMLEMALVENVQREELNPIEVALGYQRLIEECGLTQEQVAEKVGKNRATIANFLRLLKLPPRIQASLRDGTITAGHARALIGLPEPVQLRLLQEIETKQLSVREVEERVRAWHRRQERQHASETTPASAEPDPETLQLRTYEDQLRRRLGTQVRIRHRTGGRGGRIEIAYFSDEELERLLNLLLGT, encoded by the coding sequence ATGGCCACGAAAAAAGTAGCCCTGGGGCGCGGGTTGAGCGCCCTGCTCCCAAGCGCAAACCAAGAGACAACCCCGCCTGAAGAAGTAACGGGCGTTGAAACGCCGAAAAGTCGGCTCTACCATTTTGAAGAGCGGCTTCGCCTACTGGGACGGGTAGCCGAGATTGAAATCGACCGGATTCGTCCCAACCCATACCAGCCGCGGAAAGACTTCGACGAAGAGTCTCTGGATGAGCTGGCCCGCTCTATTGCGCAACTGGGCATCATTCAGCCCATTACGGTGCGGGCGTTGGGAAACAATGAGTTTGAGGTGATCTCCGGCGAACGCCGCCTGCGGGCAGCGCGGCGCGCTGGTCTGAAACGCATCCCGGCCTATGTGCGTGAGGCCGACACCGAAGAAATGCTGGAGATGGCGCTGGTCGAGAACGTCCAGCGTGAAGAGCTGAATCCTATTGAAGTAGCTCTGGGTTACCAGCGGCTGATTGAAGAATGCGGACTGACCCAGGAGCAGGTTGCGGAGAAGGTAGGCAAGAATCGCGCAACAATAGCCAACTTTTTGCGCCTGCTCAAGCTTCCGCCCCGCATCCAGGCCAGCCTGCGCGACGGGACCATTACAGCAGGGCACGCGCGCGCCCTGATTGGCTTGCCTGAGCCTGTCCAGCTTCGCCTATTGCAGGAAATAGAAACGAAGCAGCTCTCCGTCCGCGAAGTCGAAGAACGCGTGCGCGCCTGGCATCGCCGCCAGGAACGCCAGCATGCCTCTGAAACAACACCCGCTTCCGCTGAACCCGACCCTGAAACGCTCCAGCTTCGCACCTACGAAGACCAGTTGCGTCGACGGCTGGGCACCCAGGTGCGCATCCGGCATCGCACAGGTGGCCGAGGGGGACGCATTGAAATCGCTTATTTCTCGGATGAGGAGCTGGAACGCCTCCTGAACCTGCTACTGGGCACATGA
- a CDS encoding DUF5683 domain-containing protein produces the protein MTGLLLAFLLFAGEAPAPRPPDSTHSPNGALWRALVLPGWGQIYNRQYWKVPFVYAGLGGLAALAHFLNERYLLYRHAYLYAIAPEQYPQYREAGERFRTVIEAGRADLLRLQRDRYRRNRDLTYIALGLWYGLTVLDAYVHAHLYDFDVSENLQVSVFPGPNGTTMHLFWRF, from the coding sequence ATGACGGGGCTGCTGCTGGCTTTCCTGCTCTTTGCAGGGGAAGCTCCTGCGCCCCGGCCTCCCGACTCGACCCATTCCCCGAACGGAGCCCTCTGGCGGGCGCTGGTGCTTCCCGGATGGGGACAGATCTACAACCGTCAGTACTGGAAAGTCCCCTTTGTCTATGCGGGACTGGGCGGTCTGGCAGCGCTGGCTCATTTTTTGAACGAACGCTATCTGCTCTACCGCCACGCCTACCTGTATGCCATCGCGCCCGAACAGTATCCCCAGTACCGGGAAGCAGGGGAACGCTTCCGCACCGTGATCGAAGCCGGTCGTGCCGATCTGCTGCGCCTGCAGCGCGACCGCTATCGCCGTAACCGAGACCTTACCTACATTGCGCTGGGCTTATGGTACGGACTGACCGTACTGGACGCGTATGTTCACGCGCACCTGTATGATTTCGACGTGAGTGAAAACCTGCAAGTCTCTGTATTTCCTGGACCAAACGGAACCACTATGCACCTGTTCTGGCGATTTTGA
- a CDS encoding glycosyltransferase family protein, translating into MARIVYALSGQGRGHASRVLAIARGLRERGHELRFCCGGTARAVLEACGEPVWPVPALRQVLHGNRMRLAATLRANLPVLRKLRCLLDELTELLADFRPHLVITDFEALTPRAAARLGLPVLSFNHQQVITETRYTLPFRYWKDALLAHLAIHLIAPPRPLHVLLTSFYFLPLRHPERTTLIPPIIRPEVQHLTPTEEAHVLVYFNQPEGVDHLPEVLASLPVPFVLYNVPRSPHADDYPNLTFKPPTIDGFLEDLARCRAVLCTAGFTLMSEALYLGKPLLVVPNRGIFEQTLNALFLERKGLGMAICDRELRADDVQRFLEACPYYRQRLQAHPLRCGNEMALDFIERLLHRLEMRRYRGRPLQTIRENTALSFI; encoded by the coding sequence ATGGCACGCATTGTCTATGCATTGAGTGGGCAGGGGCGGGGCCATGCTTCGCGCGTGCTGGCGATCGCCCGGGGCCTGCGCGAGCGAGGCCATGAGCTTCGTTTCTGCTGTGGCGGCACGGCCCGGGCTGTGCTGGAAGCCTGCGGCGAGCCCGTCTGGCCTGTTCCTGCCCTTCGGCAGGTGCTGCATGGCAATCGCATGCGCCTGGCAGCCACCCTGCGCGCTAATCTACCGGTGCTCCGCAAGTTGCGCTGCCTGCTTGACGAACTCACCGAGTTGCTGGCTGACTTCCGTCCGCATCTGGTGATTACCGACTTTGAAGCGCTCACGCCCCGTGCGGCCGCCCGGCTGGGCCTGCCCGTGCTGTCATTCAACCATCAGCAAGTCATTACGGAAACGCGCTACACGCTCCCTTTCCGTTACTGGAAAGATGCGCTGCTTGCCCACCTGGCCATTCACCTGATTGCTCCGCCCCGTCCCCTGCACGTGCTGCTGACTTCGTTTTACTTTTTGCCGCTGCGCCATCCCGAACGCACCACGCTGATCCCCCCCATTATTCGCCCCGAAGTGCAACACCTGACGCCCACCGAAGAGGCGCATGTACTGGTTTACTTTAACCAGCCAGAAGGCGTGGATCATTTACCAGAAGTGCTGGCCTCTCTTCCTGTACCGTTTGTGCTCTATAACGTCCCTCGCTCCCCTCATGCAGACGACTATCCCAACCTGACGTTTAAGCCCCCTACCATCGACGGCTTTTTAGAAGATCTGGCTCGCTGCCGGGCCGTTCTTTGCACTGCAGGTTTTACGCTGATGAGCGAGGCCCTTTACCTGGGCAAACCGCTACTGGTCGTCCCCAACCGGGGCATTTTTGAGCAAACGCTCAACGCCCTGTTCTTAGAGCGAAAGGGACTGGGCATGGCAATTTGCGACCGAGAGCTGCGCGCAGACGATGTCCAGCGCTTTCTGGAAGCCTGCCCCTATTACCGGCAGCGTTTGCAGGCCCATCCGTTGCGCTGCGGCAATGAAATGGCACTGGATTTCATTGAACGCCTGCTGCATCGCCTGGAGATGCGCCGCTATCGGGGACGTCCTCTGCAAACCATCCGTGAAAATACCGCGCTTTCGTTCATCTAA
- a CDS encoding aminotransferase class I/II-fold pyridoxal phosphate-dependent enzyme — protein MPMSDAARTPQERLDTQVSSSEPSLFAKCHKFFAPDGDYARVQAAGLYPYFRPIERNEGTRAIINGREVIMAGSNNYLGLTSDPRVKEAAIEAVRKYGTGCTGSRFLNGTLDLHLELEERLARFMGREACIVFSTGYMTNMGVIQALTSKNDIIFSDKDNHASIVAGTQVSLADTVRYRHNDLDHLRRLLERAQAERPEAGKLIVTDGVFSMSGVIARVPELVELAEEFGAALMLDDAHAVGVIGPGGRGSAAYFGLEHKVHLTVGTFSKSFASLGGFCVGDRDVIEYIRHTSSAHIFSASMPPANVATVLKCLDIIEQEPERLERLWKISDYMREGFRNAGFNVWNSQTPIIPVVIGDMMTCFRFWRELLEEGVFVNAVVPPAVPQGQALMRTSFMATHTDEELDYILEAFYRVGKRLGVIQANGSC, from the coding sequence ATGCCCATGTCGGACGCGGCCCGTACGCCACAGGAACGGCTGGATACACAGGTGTCGTCTTCGGAGCCCAGCCTGTTTGCCAAGTGCCACAAATTCTTTGCGCCAGACGGCGATTACGCCCGGGTGCAGGCGGCGGGCCTGTACCCATACTTTCGTCCCATTGAGCGCAATGAAGGAACCCGCGCCATTATTAACGGCCGGGAAGTCATCATGGCGGGCTCAAACAACTACCTGGGGCTTACTTCGGACCCCCGGGTTAAAGAAGCCGCTATCGAAGCGGTCCGTAAGTACGGAACGGGGTGTACGGGAAGCCGCTTTCTCAATGGTACGCTGGACCTGCACCTGGAGCTGGAAGAGCGTCTGGCCCGCTTCATGGGACGGGAAGCCTGCATCGTCTTCTCGACCGGATACATGACCAACATGGGCGTCATCCAGGCGCTCACTTCCAAAAATGACATCATCTTTTCGGATAAGGACAATCACGCAAGCATCGTGGCCGGGACGCAGGTCAGCCTGGCCGATACGGTGCGCTACCGGCACAACGACCTGGATCATCTGCGCCGCCTGCTCGAACGCGCACAGGCCGAACGTCCGGAAGCGGGGAAGCTGATCGTTACCGATGGCGTATTCTCTATGAGCGGCGTGATTGCCCGCGTGCCAGAGCTGGTGGAGCTGGCCGAAGAGTTCGGCGCCGCACTCATGCTGGACGATGCCCATGCCGTCGGCGTCATCGGTCCGGGCGGACGGGGCTCGGCTGCCTATTTCGGCCTGGAGCACAAGGTGCACCTGACCGTCGGCACCTTCTCGAAAAGCTTTGCCTCCCTGGGCGGGTTCTGCGTGGGCGACCGCGATGTGATCGAATACATCCGCCACACCAGCTCTGCCCATATTTTTTCGGCCTCCATGCCGCCCGCCAACGTGGCCACCGTTCTGAAATGCCTCGACATCATTGAACAGGAACCGGAACGGCTCGAGCGGCTCTGGAAAATTTCGGACTACATGCGCGAAGGCTTCCGAAACGCTGGCTTTAACGTCTGGAACAGCCAGACGCCCATTATTCCCGTCGTTATCGGAGACATGATGACCTGCTTCCGGTTCTGGCGCGAGCTACTGGAAGAAGGGGTATTCGTCAACGCGGTGGTCCCGCCAGCCGTACCCCAGGGCCAGGCGCTCATGCGAACGTCGTTCATGGCCACGCACACCGACGAAGAGCTGGACTACATCCTAGAAGCATTCTACCGCGTCGGTAAGCGACTGGGCGTCATCCAGGCCAATGGAAGCTGTTAA
- a CDS encoding HAD-IA family hydrolase, translating into MLSSKNPFENIRFIYFDLDDTLLDHRAAEQAALADVKAAFPDVFAHVPLEKLLHTYHTINTELWKQYQQGTIDRPALMHARFARLIDALALRNVTPDQLNACYMDRYRQHWRWTPGARDAFLTIAKHFPVGILTNGFAAVQHAKLARFPELRQHTRALVISEEVGVAKPHPALFAQAARAAATEPAAILYVGDSFGSDVVGAQNAGWQVAWYTPTPPASVPEGVFTFRCWPALLRQLGL; encoded by the coding sequence ATGCTCTCTTCGAAAAATCCCTTTGAAAATATTCGCTTTATCTACTTTGACCTGGACGACACGTTGCTCGACCACCGCGCGGCCGAACAGGCAGCCCTGGCCGATGTGAAAGCGGCCTTCCCGGACGTTTTTGCCCACGTACCCCTGGAAAAACTGCTGCATACCTATCACACCATCAACACCGAACTCTGGAAGCAGTACCAGCAGGGCACCATTGACCGCCCAGCGCTGATGCATGCCCGTTTTGCCCGGCTCATCGACGCGCTAGCGCTGCGCAACGTTACTCCTGATCAGCTCAACGCCTGCTATATGGACCGCTACCGCCAACACTGGCGCTGGACACCCGGTGCCCGCGACGCCTTTCTGACCATCGCAAAGCACTTTCCAGTAGGCATCCTGACAAATGGCTTTGCGGCGGTGCAACACGCTAAGCTGGCGCGCTTTCCGGAGCTGCGCCAGCACACGCGTGCCCTGGTTATCAGCGAAGAAGTCGGCGTCGCTAAGCCTCACCCTGCCCTCTTTGCACAGGCCGCGCGCGCTGCAGCAACCGAGCCCGCTGCAATTCTGTACGTAGGCGATTCGTTTGGCAGCGACGTCGTCGGAGCACAAAACGCCGGATGGCAGGTGGCATGGTATACTCCTACGCCACCCGCATCTGTCCCGGAAGGGGTCTTTACCTTCAGGTGCTGGCCTGCGCTGCTACGCCAGCTCGGTCTTTGA
- a CDS encoding response regulator — translation MSHRAINGQRRLLLLLDADTALHPFIQAALRRAPYAPLRYLECHPVVNAEQLRNHLHERRYHVALLSLESIGHPTRPLLENAHRTIQLIQEAPVDHQPPAVAMTSVGTSAHREAILRLGFAGYLCKPFTLATLFQELSTALALST, via the coding sequence ATGTCCCACCGTGCAATTAATGGGCAGCGTCGGTTGCTGCTCCTACTGGACGCGGATACGGCCCTCCATCCCTTCATCCAGGCAGCCCTGCGTAGGGCGCCCTATGCGCCGTTGCGCTACCTGGAATGCCATCCGGTGGTCAATGCAGAGCAGCTCCGAAATCATCTGCACGAACGCCGTTATCATGTAGCGTTGCTCTCGTTGGAGTCCATAGGGCATCCCACCCGACCCCTTCTGGAAAATGCGCACCGCACCATCCAGTTAATTCAGGAAGCCCCCGTGGACCACCAACCTCCGGCGGTCGCCATGACTTCGGTCGGCACCTCAGCCCACCGCGAAGCCATACTTCGCCTAGGATTTGCCGGCTACCTGTGCAAACCGTTCACGCTTGCCACCCTGTTTCAGGAACTGAGTACAGCCCTGGCGCTCAGCACCTGA
- a CDS encoding DUF493 domain-containing protein: MDSLPQQNWWDRFQELLDDQNEWPAEYLFKFIAPSSEREALRAVFGHYPVTIRESRKGNYISLTARMEVRSSDEIIAIYKAAARVRGVIAL; encoded by the coding sequence ATGGACAGTTTACCGCAGCAGAACTGGTGGGATCGGTTTCAGGAGCTGCTGGATGACCAGAACGAGTGGCCGGCTGAGTATCTGTTCAAGTTTATTGCCCCTTCCAGCGAGCGTGAGGCGCTTCGGGCTGTTTTTGGACACTATCCGGTCACGATCCGCGAGTCCCGCAAAGGCAATTACATTAGCCTGACGGCGCGGATGGAAGTGCGCTCCAGTGATGAAATCATTGCCATCTACAAGGCAGCCGCTCGCGTGCGCGGCGTGATTGCGCTGTGA
- a CDS encoding ROK family transcriptional regulator, with the protein MLLGTNLKHAKAYNFRIILETIRRFGPISRADVARRTELTAQTVSNITRELLGMGLIYEAERRRDGRGAPSILLAINPDGAYSIGLDLDRDHLTALLVDFAGQIRRRVYQTLEGVLPPEQAMDLLARTAERLLQDTGVPREKVWGIGVGIPGPLDVSKDGHVTNIANPRAFPGWRRVPVVDILEQRLRLPIFLENNATAAAVGERWYGAGQHIPTFFYVFFSEGLGGGLIFNGLPYDGYTGNAGELGYCYLPPEIFSAEDLHVFKKPHLGILFSVPRLYRQLQEAGYTARSLEDLEQLFQDKNPVLIDWLHEGLEHLAPIILAIEYIIDPEAIFFGGRLPETIIAYIIEWLQQRLAELRIEEKPPVRLLPGTAGVDAAALGVATLPLYVQLAPGLHVLLKTGNGEALTPTRSSAPAR; encoded by the coding sequence ATGCTGCTGGGGACCAATCTCAAACACGCCAAGGCCTATAATTTCCGGATCATCTTGGAGACAATCCGGCGCTTTGGTCCAATTTCACGCGCCGATGTAGCTCGTCGCACGGAACTCACCGCTCAGACCGTCTCCAATATCACCCGGGAATTGCTGGGGATGGGGCTGATCTATGAGGCCGAACGACGACGCGACGGGCGAGGAGCCCCTTCGATTCTGCTGGCCATCAACCCTGATGGCGCTTACTCCATCGGGCTCGATCTGGATCGCGACCATCTGACTGCGTTGCTGGTAGACTTCGCCGGCCAGATCCGCCGACGCGTCTATCAGACGCTGGAAGGAGTCCTGCCTCCCGAGCAGGCCATGGATTTGCTGGCCCGAACGGCAGAACGGCTCCTTCAGGACACCGGCGTGCCTCGCGAAAAGGTCTGGGGCATTGGCGTGGGCATTCCAGGACCCCTGGACGTCTCAAAGGATGGCCACGTTACCAACATTGCCAACCCCCGAGCTTTTCCTGGATGGCGCCGCGTCCCGGTCGTCGATATTCTGGAACAACGCCTCAGGCTGCCCATCTTCCTGGAAAACAACGCCACGGCAGCAGCCGTCGGCGAACGCTGGTACGGCGCCGGTCAACATATCCCTACCTTCTTCTACGTATTCTTCAGTGAAGGACTGGGGGGTGGACTCATTTTCAACGGCCTGCCTTATGACGGCTATACCGGTAACGCCGGCGAGCTGGGCTACTGCTACCTTCCTCCCGAAATCTTCTCGGCCGAAGATCTGCACGTTTTCAAAAAACCCCATCTGGGCATTCTGTTCAGCGTCCCCCGCCTGTATCGTCAGCTCCAGGAAGCCGGCTACACGGCTCGCAGCCTGGAAGACCTGGAACAGCTCTTCCAGGACAAAAACCCGGTGTTGATCGACTGGCTGCACGAGGGACTGGAACATCTTGCCCCGATCATCCTAGCCATCGAGTACATAATTGATCCAGAAGCCATCTTTTTCGGGGGGCGCTTACCAGAAACCATCATTGCCTATATCATCGAATGGTTGCAACAGCGCCTGGCTGAACTGCGCATTGAAGAAAAACCTCCAGTGCGCCTGTTGCCCGGGACGGCCGGGGTCGATGCTGCCGCTCTCGGCGTAGCTACCCTGCCCCTTTATGTCCAACTGGCTCCGGGACTCCACGTGTTGCTGAAGACGGGTAATGGTGAAGCCCTGACCCCAACCCGTTCGTCTGCCCCCGCCCGTTAA